In Rhizobium leguminosarum, a genomic segment contains:
- a CDS encoding tyrosine-type recombinase/integrase — translation MAAIKSFFRFLEYRQPAALDQVRRVLAIPFKKTDTRLVPYLLREELQALLDAPDPTTRDGIRDRAMLHMAVCAGLRVSELTGLKIGDIDMSSMSIRVVGKGRRERALPLWKPAATALRAWLAIRGKVATPEVFVSARGEPLSRWGFAYLLKQHAAVAARRQQGLAKKRVSPHVLRHTCAMIILQATQDIRKVSLWLGHATLTTTEVYTRGDPTEKLEAMEEIVPPHLRRGTFQPTDKLIALLKSTS, via the coding sequence TTGGCGGCTATTAAGTCGTTCTTCCGCTTCCTCGAATACCGGCAACCGGCAGCCCTCGACCAAGTCCGCCGCGTGCTGGCGATTCCGTTCAAGAAGACGGACACGCGTCTCGTTCCCTATCTACTGCGCGAGGAGCTGCAAGCGCTGCTCGACGCCCCGGACCCGACAACGCGCGACGGCATCCGCGACCGAGCCATGCTGCATATGGCCGTGTGTGCAGGATTGCGCGTCTCCGAACTGACGGGTCTGAAGATCGGCGATATCGACATGTCGTCGATGAGCATACGCGTTGTCGGCAAGGGGCGGCGGGAACGAGCGCTGCCGCTGTGGAAGCCGGCAGCCACGGCACTGCGCGCCTGGCTCGCCATTCGCGGAAAGGTCGCGACACCCGAAGTGTTCGTCAGCGCGCGTGGTGAACCTTTGAGCCGATGGGGCTTCGCCTATTTGCTCAAGCAGCACGCCGCGGTTGCGGCTCGCCGGCAGCAAGGCCTCGCCAAGAAGCGAGTCTCGCCTCATGTGCTCAGGCACACTTGCGCGATGATCATCCTGCAGGCGACGCAAGACATCCGGAAAGTATCGCTGTGGCTGGGCCATGCCACGCTGACGACCACAGAGGTCTACACACGCGGCGATCCAACCGAAAAGCTCGAAGCCATGGAAGAGATCGTGCCACCGCATCTGCGGCGCGGCACCTTCCAGCCGACCGACAAGCTGATAGCACTGCTAAAGAGCACTTCGTAA
- a CDS encoding IS5 family transposase → MPYKFHDSRRGKFQKGRYRVTNWPAYNESLRRRGDLTIWVSEDVAQEWMAARRQTPGGQRRYSDLAIEICLTLRVTFSLALRQTQGFMRSIAKLMGLALPVPDFSTLSRRGMGLKVAQKRRASDKPITLIVDSTGLKVYSEVGWNGHKHGAKGARKTWRKLHLALDPDSGDILASELTTEHVGDETVLPSLLKRVDAPVGRFLADGAYDGSGVSDCLAAAFGHEVDVVVPPPKNAVPGGNCQRNQHIEHIAKHGRMAWQAATGYNQRSRIETQIGRWKSVIGDRLHARNIENQTTETHIAASALNRMSAFGRANYERVS, encoded by the coding sequence ATGCCCTACAAATTTCACGATAGCCGTCGTGGCAAATTCCAGAAGGGGCGGTACCGGGTTACGAACTGGCCGGCGTATAACGAGAGCCTGCGCCGTCGAGGCGATCTGACGATCTGGGTTTCGGAGGATGTCGCGCAAGAATGGATGGCGGCACGGCGCCAGACGCCGGGCGGACAGCGCAGGTATTCCGATCTTGCGATCGAGATCTGCCTGACACTGCGAGTTACGTTCAGCCTGGCGTTGCGCCAGACCCAAGGCTTCATGCGGTCGATTGCGAAGCTGATGGGGTTGGCCCTGCCGGTGCCGGATTTCTCGACCCTTTCTCGGCGCGGCATGGGCCTGAAGGTGGCACAAAAGCGCCGTGCGTCCGACAAGCCGATCACTCTGATCGTGGACAGCACAGGACTGAAGGTTTACAGCGAGGTTGGCTGGAACGGTCACAAGCACGGTGCCAAAGGCGCTCGTAAGACCTGGCGAAAGCTGCACCTTGCCCTCGATCCTGACAGCGGAGACATTCTCGCATCCGAACTGACGACCGAGCACGTTGGCGACGAGACCGTGCTTCCAAGTCTTCTCAAACGTGTCGATGCACCGGTAGGTCGGTTTCTGGCAGACGGCGCCTATGATGGCTCTGGCGTTTCAGATTGCCTGGCGGCCGCTTTCGGACATGAAGTCGATGTCGTTGTCCCGCCTCCGAAGAACGCTGTTCCCGGCGGCAATTGCCAGCGGAACCAGCATATCGAGCATATCGCCAAACACGGCCGGATGGCCTGGCAGGCCGCGACCGGTTATAATCAGAGATCCCGGATCGAAACTCAGATAGGGCGCTGGAAGTCGGTCATCGGCGACCGGCTGCACGCCAGGAACATCGAAAACCAGACCACCGAAACGCACATCGCCGCCAGTGCGCTCAACCGTATGTCCGCCTTTGGAAGGGCCAACTACGAGCGTGTCAGCTGA
- a CDS encoding HD-GYP domain-containing protein, with protein MRKRIRVHQLRVGMFVEDVESGGPHTTHRFSPFAISSPDEVSRMMNSNLMTVVIDVRKGLDVEPGVPSYQPTDGSIFDTQLLASFSAGDIKVARQCITDTKPHIRDVLSEARINGAFAAHAASAAVEKIMTSAMDNAGALIAVAKLKEKDEITFLHSLAVSALMIAFGRSLGHAEDDVRLLGIGGLVHDLGKMALPNTILTKTGKLTAEEMNLVRKHPQRGYELVSQLENSPQQVLDICLYHHEKFDGSGYPRKIAGTKIPYVARLAAICDVYDALTTIRPYKRAWSQSEAVNMMMNSPGHFDTDLLSAFVSKMVIHGTLH; from the coding sequence ATGCGTAAGAGGATCAGGGTTCATCAGCTACGGGTGGGAATGTTTGTGGAAGATGTGGAGAGTGGCGGGCCGCATACCACCCACAGGTTCAGCCCCTTCGCGATTTCGTCGCCCGACGAAGTCAGTCGGATGATGAACAGCAATCTAATGACTGTCGTGATTGATGTCCGCAAGGGACTGGATGTCGAGCCGGGTGTACCATCGTATCAGCCAACCGACGGCAGCATTTTCGACACGCAACTCTTGGCGAGTTTCTCGGCAGGCGATATCAAAGTGGCCAGGCAGTGCATCACGGACACGAAACCTCACATTCGGGATGTGTTGTCGGAGGCAAGGATCAACGGCGCTTTTGCCGCTCACGCCGCGTCGGCTGCTGTCGAAAAGATCATGACCTCGGCGATGGACAATGCTGGCGCGCTCATTGCTGTTGCGAAGCTGAAGGAAAAGGACGAGATCACGTTTCTTCACTCGCTCGCGGTTAGCGCGTTGATGATTGCGTTTGGTCGCAGTCTCGGGCATGCAGAAGACGATGTGCGGCTGCTCGGAATTGGCGGGCTGGTTCATGATCTGGGAAAAATGGCTCTTCCGAATACGATATTGACGAAGACTGGTAAGCTCACTGCCGAGGAAATGAACCTCGTCCGGAAGCACCCCCAGCGGGGATACGAGCTTGTCTCCCAGCTGGAGAACTCTCCGCAGCAGGTGCTTGATATATGCCTGTATCATCACGAAAAGTTCGACGGTTCGGGCTACCCTCGCAAAATAGCAGGCACGAAGATACCCTACGTCGCGCGTCTTGCAGCCATCTGTGATGTCTACGACGCGCTAACGACGATCAGGCCCTATAAGCGGGCATGGTCGCAGAGCGAGGCCGTCAACATGATGATGAATTCACCGGGGCATTTCGACACAGACTTGCTGTCTGCCTTTGTGTCGAAGATGGTCATTCACGGCACTCTGCACTAA